The sequence below is a genomic window from Actinokineospora baliensis.
CTCGGTCATCCCGGGCTCACCCGTTTGCGGGCGCCCGGCTCGACCGCGTCCGGCCTGCGCAGGTACAGCGGGGTCAGCGGGCCGGGTTCGCCGGTCAGGTCGGCGGCCAGCACCAGCCCGACCGGGCTGGGGTACTCCGGCCCGTCGAACGGCACGCCCAGGTCGTAGACCCGCGCGCCCGCGATCCGGGTGACCCCGTCCAGCGGGATGTCCGCCGGGCGGTTCACGTTGGGCTCACCGACCCGGGCGCCGTTGGTGTACCGCGCCCAGTAGAGCTCCTTGCGCCGGGCGTCGGTGACCACCAGCAACGACTCCGCAGCGGCTTCGGCGGCGATCGCGTCGAGCGTGCACACCGGGAACACCGG
It includes:
- the tsaB gene encoding tRNA (adenosine(37)-N6)-threonylcarbamoyltransferase complex dimerization subunit type 1 TsaB — encoded protein: MLVLAVDTATPAVTAGVVELTGGTPRLLAQRVTVDARAHGELLTPHLRDALAEAGHTLADLDALVCGVGPGPFTGLRAGMVTAAALGHALDRPVFPVCTLDAIAAEAAAESLLVVTDARRKELYWARYTNGARVGEPNVNRPADIPLDGVTRIAGARVYDLGVPFDGPEYPSPVGLVLAADLTGEPGPLTPLYLRRPDAVEPGARKRVSPG